A genomic stretch from Numida meleagris isolate 19003 breed g44 Domestic line chromosome 2, NumMel1.0, whole genome shotgun sequence includes:
- the TIMM21 gene encoding mitochondrial import inner membrane translocase subunit Tim21: MLPASLVRGSAQLRAPLGCWLLAGRCVRWRPQPRGGERALSPAGLRTGAAICTRAGGLSAGKPGGDGKHVSVRRDEKETLLSTVEKVKEAGRDFTYLIVVLVGIGVTGGLFYVIFKELFSSSSPSKIYGDALEKCRSHPEVIGVFGEPIKGYGEATRRGRRQFVSHIEYVKDGLKHMRLKFYIEGSEPGRQGTVHVEVKENPERGRFDVRYIFVDVDTYPRRTIVVEDNR, translated from the exons ATGCTCCCTGCCTCCCTGGTGCGGGGCAGCGCGCAGCTGCGGGCCCCACTGGGGTGTTGGCTGCTGGCGGGGCGGTGCGTCAGGTGgcggccgcagccccgcggcGGGGAGCGGGCTCTAAGCCCTGCTGGGCTCCGGACGGGTGCCGCCATCTGCACGCGGGCGGGGGGGCTGAGCGCCGGGAAGCCCGGCGGGGACGGCAAGCACGTGTCGGTGCggagagatgagaaagaaaCGCTTCTGTCCACTGTTGAGAAAG TGAAAGAAGCTGGAAGAGACTTTACCTATTTGATTGTGGTGCTTGTTGGAATTGGTGTTAcag GTGGTTTGTTCTATGTGATTTTTAAAGAGCTATTCTCTTCTTCCAGTCCAAGTAAGATCTATGGAGACGCCTTAGAGAAATGCAGATCTCATCCTGAG GTAATTGGTGTTTTTGGTGAACCCATTAAAGGTTATGGGGAGGCAACGCGAAGAGGAAGACGACAGTTTGTCAG tCACATTGAATACGTAAAGGATGGACTGAAACACATGCGTTTGAAGTTCTATATTGAGGGCTCTGAACCAGGAAGGCAAGGGACAGTCCATGTGGAAGTCAAAGAG AATCCTGAGAGAGGAAGATTTGATGTCCGTTACATATTTGTGGATGTTGATACCTATCCTAGAAGAACCATTGTTGTAGAAGACAACAGATAG